Within Ramlibacter henchirensis, the genomic segment CTGGACTTCCTGCTGGCGCAAGGAAGCAGGCAGCTGCGCCATCGGCAGCAAAGCGCGGTAGGCGACGTGCCCGCTGGCCGGCGCTGGGCCATCGCCAAGCAGCTGGGTTCTCAGCGCACTCCACACGCCGTCGGCCACCGCGAGCGCGTCGGCTTCCACCATCGTGCCGCCCACCAGGTCCGCCTGCGCCGTTTCGCCATCGACCCGCGCGCCCGCGATGGCGTGGCCGGCGTGCAGGTGCGCGCCGGCTTGCGCGGCCGCATCCAGCAGCACCGTGTGCAGGTCGGCGCGGTGCAGGGTCAGGTAAGGCGCCGCGTAGCGCTCTCGTGCCGTGGCGCCCAGGCGCAGGACGCCGAGCTCGCGTCCGTCGACCGCGTCACGCACCGAGAGGCGCGGCGGCTCATAGGGCCGCAGCGCGGGATGATCCAGCAGGTTCCACTCGCGCAGGATGCGCGTTGCGTTCGGCCCGAGTTGCAGCCCGGCCCCCGCTTCCGCGAAAGCCGCGGCCTTCTCGAACACGCGGACCTCCCAGCCCGCCGCACGCGCGCCCACCGCGGCCGCGAGCCCCGCGATGCCGCCTCCCGCGACGAGGATGTCGTGTGCCATCGCGGCGCATTGTGCCGCGATGTGATGCGGATTCAGCCGGCGCTTGCCGCTTCAGGCATCAGGCCGCGAGCAGCTGCCGCAACACGAACGGAAGGATCCCGCCGTGGCGGTAGTACTGCACCTCGATCGCCGTGTCGATGCGCAGCGTGACGCTGATCTCCTGCCGGCTCCCATCCGAGCGGCGCACCACCACGGTGGCGTCGCTCTGCGGACGTAGCGCCGGGTCGGGGATCACGTCCACGAGTTCCGAGCCGTCCAGCCGCAGCGACTGCCAGGTGTCCGCGCCCTTGAACTGCAGCGGCAGCACGCCCATGCCCACCAGGTTGCTGCGGTGGATGCGCTCGAAGCTGCGCGCGATCACCGCCTTGATGCCCAGCAGCTGCGTGCCCTTGGCCGCCCAGTCGCGCGAGGAGCCGGTGCCGTATTCCTCGCCCGCGAAGATCACCGTGGGACGGCCTTCGGCCATGTACTTCATGGCCGCGTCGAAGATGAACATCTTCTCCGGCCGGCCCTCGGCGCCGCGGTAGACCGTCAGCCCGCCCTCCTCGCGCGAGCCGTCCGGCATCGCCGGGATCATCAGGTTCTTGATGCGCACGTTGGCGAAGGTGCCGCGCATCATCACGTCGTGGTTGCCGCGGCGAGCGCCGTAGCTGTTGAAGTCCGGCTTCATCACGCCGTGCGCCAGCAGCCACTGGCCGGCCGGCGAGCTCTCCTTGATGGAGCCGGCGGGCGAGATGTGGTCGGTGGTGATCGAGTCGCCGAACAGCGCCATGATGCGCGCGTTGCGCACCGACACGTCCTGCTGCGGATCGTTGGCCGGCGGCTGCGGATCGAACGTCGTGAACAGCGGCGGCTCGGCGATGTAGGTGCTGGCCGGCCAGGCATAGGTCTCGCCCGAGACGCCGTGGATGCCCTTCCACAGCTCGCCGGGCTCGGCCTTCACCTTCTCGTAGTTGCGGCGGTAGGCGTCTCCGTCCATCGCGTAGCGCATCAGGCGGTGGATCTCGTCACTCGAGGGCCAGATGTCGCCCAGCCACACGTCCTTGCCGCCGTGGCCCTTGCCCACCGGCTCGGTCATCAGGTCCCGCAGCACGGTGCCTGCCAGCGCGTACGCCACCACCAGCGGCGGGCTGGCCAGGAAGTTGGCCTTGATGTTGGGGTGGATGCGCGCCTCGAAATTGCGGTTGCCCGACAGCACCGCGCAGCACACCAGGTCGCTCTTGGCGATCGCCTCGTTGATCTCCGGCGCCAGGTCGCCCGAGTTGCCGATGCAGGTGGTGCAGCCGTAGCCGGCCACCGTGAAACCGAGCTGCTCCAGGTACGGCAGCAGTCCGGCCTTCTCCAGGTATTCTGTGACGATGCGGGAGCCGGGCGCGAGCGAGGTCTTGATGTGCGGCTGCACCTTCATGCCCGCCTCGACCGCCTTCTTGGCCAGCAGCCCCGCGGCCAGCAGCACGCCGGGGTTGGAGGTGTTGGTGCAGCTGGTGATCGCCGCGATCAGCACGTCGCCGTTGCCGATCGTGATGTGCTGCGCGGCCGACGGAGTGGACGGCGCCTCGTGCTGCGCGGAGGCCAGCGTCGGCTTGTTGTATTCCATCTCGGTCTCGGACACGAGCGCAGCCGGCTTGAGCGGCGGGTTGGCCGGCACCTTGGTGTCGGGCGTCTCGCCGCCCGCGTGCAGGAGGTGGCGCGATTGCAGCGTCTCGGCCTGCTTGTTGAAGCCGTTCTCGGTGGGCGGCTTGCTGAACAGGCTGGTGAACTGCCTGGCGACGCTGCCCAGTTCGATCCGGTCCTGCGGGCGCTTGGGGCCCGACAGGCTGGGCGTGACGTCGCCCAGGTCCAGCTTCACCACCTGCGAGTAATCGACCTCGCCCGCCAGCGGGATGCCGAACAGGCCCTGCGCGCGGAAGTAAGCCTCGAGCGCGTCGATCTCCTCCTTGCCGCGGCCGGTGCCGCGGAAGTACTCGATGGTCTTCTCGTCCACGGGGAAGAAGCCCATGGTGGCGCCGTACTCGGGCGCCATGTTGCCGATGGTGGCGCGGTCCGGCACCGCGAGAGTGCGCGTGCCCTCGCCGAAGAACTCGACGAACTTGCCGACGACCTTGTGCTTGCGCAGGAGCTCGGTGACGGTGAGCACCAGGTCGGTGGCCGTGCAGCCTTCGCGCAGGCGGCCGGTGAGTTCGAAGCCCACGACGTCGGGCGTGAGCATGTAGACCGGCTGGCCCAGCATCGCCGCCTCGGCCTCGATGCCGCCCACGCCCCAGCCCACCACGCCGACGCCGTTGATCATCGTGGTGTGGCTGTCGGTGCCCACCAGCGAATCGGGGTAGTACACGCCCTGCGGCGTGCTGTACACGCCGCGTGCCAGGTACTCCAGGTTGACCTGGTGCACGATCCCGAAGCCCGGCGGCACCACGCCGAAGGTCTTGAAGGCCTGCATGCCCCACTTCATGAATTCATAGCGCTCGCGGTTGCGCTTGAATTCGAGACGCATGTTGAGGTCCAGCGCATCCTTGGTGCCGTAGTGGTCCACCATCACGGAGTGGTCCACCACCAGGTCGACCGGCACCAGCGGTTCGATGCGGCCGGGGTCGCGGCCCAGCCGCGCGGCGGCGCTGCGCATCGCGGCCAGGTCGGCCAGCAGCGGCACGCCGGTGAAGTCCTGCAGCACGACGCGCGCCACCACGAAGGGAATCTCCTCGGTGCGCGATGCGTTGGGCGACCAGTTGGCGACCTGCCGCACATGCTCGGCCGTCACCTTCAGGCCGTCGCAGTTGCGCAGCACCGACTCGAGCACGATGCGCATCGAGACCGGCAGGCGGCGGATGTTGGGAAACTCTTCCGCGAGCACCGGCAGCGAGTACAGGCTGCCGGTCTTGCGGCCGAACTTGAAGCTCTTCAGGGTGTGGGCAAACGCGTGGGGCATCGGGTCCTCCTGCCGTGATGAGTTCTTGGTTGGAGCAGGGCTGCTCGGGGCAAGCATTGTGCCGCCGCGGGCGTCGGCATGGGGACAGGAGGGACGTGCCCGCCGGGGGCGCGAATCAGGCGGGCAGGTAGCGGACGGCGAGCACTCCGTCGATGGCGCGAAGGGTCTCGAGCACGTCGTCGCTCACCGCGCTGTCCACGTCCACCAGCGTGTACGCCATCTCGCCGCGCGACTTGTTGACCATGTTGTGGATGTTCAGGCCCGCGTGCGCCATCGCGGTGGAGATCTGGCCCACCATGTTCGGCACGTTGGCGTTGGCGATGCCCACGCGATAGGCCGATTCGCGCGCCATCGACACGGCGGGGAAGTTCACGGCATTGACGATGTTGCCGTTCTCCAGGTAGTCGCGCAGCTGCTCCGCCACCATGACGGCGCAGTTGTCCTCGGCTTCCCGCGTGGACGCACCCAGGTGCGGCAGCGCGATCACCTTCGGGTGGCGCAGGACCGCCGCGCTCGGGAAGTCGCACACATAGCGGCCCAGGTGGCCGGAATCGAGCGCACGCAGCACCGCGGCATCGTCCACTACGCCTTCACGGGAGAAATTGAGCAGCACCGCGCCGGGCTTCATCAGGCGAACGTTGTCGGCGTTCACCATGTGGCGCGTGGCGTCGACCAGCGGGACGTGCAGCGACACGAACTGCGCGTTCCTCAGCACCTCGGACACGCTGGCCGCCTTGCGCACCTGCGAAGGCAGGCTCCAGGCCGCATCGACAGTGATCTCCGGGTCGTGCCCCAGCACGTTCATGCCCATCTGGATCGCGGCGTGCGCGACCAGGCAGCCGATCTTGCCGAGACCGATCACGCCGAGCGTCTGGCCGGCAAGCTCGAAACCCGCGAAGGGCTTCTTGCCGTTCTCGACCTGTTCGTCCAGGCCTGGCGCTGCCGGGTCCAGCGACTCGACGAAGCGCAATGCCCCGGGCAGGTTGCGCGCCGCCAGCAGCATGCCGGCCAGCACCAGCTCCTTGACCGCGTTGGCATTCGCGCCTGGCGCATTGAAGACCGGAACGCCGCGCGCGCTGAGGACCTTGACGGGGATGTTGTTGGTGCCCGCGCCGGCGCGCGCGATGGCCTGCACGCTGGCGGGGATGTCCATCGAATGCATGTCGGCCGAGCGCACCAGCACCGCATCCGGCGCGTCGATGGACTTGCCGACCTGATAGCGGCCGGCCGGCAGCCGCTGCAGGCCCAGCTCGGAAATCTGGTTCAGCACCAGGACCTGGAACGGCCGCGCGGCATTAGCCATGCTGCTTCTCGAATTCCTGCATGTAGGCGACCAGCGCCTTCACGCCTTCGATGGGCATCGCGTTGTAGATCGACGCGCGCATGCCGCCCACCGAGCGGTGGCCCTTGAGCTGGATCATTCCTCGCGCCTGCGCGCCCTTGAGGAAGGCTTCGTCGAGCGAGTCGTCCTTGAGCTTGAAGGGCACGTTCATCAGCGAACGGTCCTCCTTCGCGACCGGGTTGCGGTAGAAGCTGCTCGCGTCCAGGTAGTCGTAGAGGATGCGCGCCTTGGCGCGGTTGTGTTCTTCCATCGCCGCCAGGCCGCCATTCGCCTTGACGTGCCTGTAGACCAGCCCGGCGATGTAGATCGCGTAGGTCGGCGGCGTGTTGTACATGGAGTCGTTCTCGGCCTGCAGCTGGTAGTTGAAGGCAGAGGGCGTGATCGGCAGCGCATGGCCGAGCAGGTCGTCGCGCACGATCACCACGGTCACGCCGGACGGGCCCATGTTCTTCTGCGCGCCGGCGTAGATCAGGCCGTAGCGGCTGACGTCGATCGGCCGCGAGAGGATGTTGGACGACATGTCGGCCACCAGCGGCACGCTGCCTGTGTCGGGCGTCCAGTGGTACTCGACGCCGCCGATGGTTTCGTTCGAGCAGATGTGGACGTAGGCGGCCTGGGGGTCCAGCTTCCACTCCGACTGCTTCGGGATCGCGGTGAACTTGCTGGCCTCGCCGGTGGCGGCCGTGTTGACCTTGCCGTAGTTCTTCGCTTCCTTGACCGACTTCTTGGACCAGTCGCCGGTGACCACGTAGTCGGCCGTGCCGGTGCGGCCGATCAGGTTGAGCGGAACGATCGCGTTCTCGCCGATCGCGCCGCCCTGCATGAAGAGCACCTTGTAGTTGGACGGAATGCCCATGAGCTCGCGCAGCATCGCCTCGGCCTCGGCATGGATAGCGATGAACTCCTTGCCGCGGTGGCTCATCTCCATGACCGACATGCCGCTGCCGTGCCAGTCGAGCATCTCCTCGGCGGCCTGGCGCAGGACGGCTTCGGGCAGGGTGGCGGGTCCGGGGCTGAAGTTGAAGACGCGGGGCATGAAGGGCTTCTCGGGCAGTGTTGAAAGGGAGTCGGACAGCATACAAGAAGCCCCCATGCCCCTGCCGGGCTCAGCCCAGCGCGGTGCGAGGCGTGGCAGCGCCGCGCCTCAAACCCATCCACTGCAGGTCCGCCAGCACCAGCACGGCGACCGCTTGCGCGGCGATCCAGGCGATGCCCAGGGCGGTGGGCTGCAGCAGCGCGACCACCGCAGCGCAACCGATCGCCCACGCCACATTGCCGATGGCAAACAGGGCGACCCAGCCGCGCGGCGGCACTTCACGCGTCGCCGCCCACGCAGCCATCAGCGCATACGCGACGAGGAAGATGCCGCTGTCCAGCAGCAGCGTTTGCGGCAAGCCGAAGAGGCGCGGCAGCGCATCGATCGCGCTCAGCTGCAGCGTGCCCGTCGCCAGGCACGAGGCCGCGTCGGCCCAGAGCACGCCGCGAAGGAATCGGGGGGAAGAAGCGAAAGTGGACATGGAGAAGCTCCCGGTGGGTTGGACAGGCCTTCATCGTGGTCGCGCCCCCTCACCCGGTCCATGACGTCCCAGGTCATGGAAGCGCCGCGCGCAGGGCCTAGCATTCGCCCCATGAGCTCCGCCACCGCGCTTGCCCGCCCCGCCGCCCCGCAGCCCTTCGGGGCGCACTTGCGCCATTGGCGGCAGCACCGCCGACTGTCGCAACAAGGTTTGGCCGAGGAGGCCGAAATCTCCACCCGCCACCTGAGCTTCGTGGAAACCGGGCGGGCCCTGCCCAGCCGCGAGATGGTGATGCGGCTGGCGGAGCGCCTGAACGTGCCGCTGCGCGAGCGCAATGCGATGCTGGTCGCGGCGGGCTATGCGCCGATGTACCGCGAGCGGCCGCTGGACGATCCGGCGCTCTCACCAGCTCGCGAGGCCGTGGAGCTGATCCTGCGGGCGCACGAGCCCAACCCGGCGCTCGCCGTGGACCGGCACTGGAACCTGGTGGCCGGCAACCGGATGCTGCCGCACGTGATGGCCGGTGCCGACCCGCAGCTGCTGCAGGGCCGCGTCAACGTGCTGCGCCTGAGCCTGCACCCGGGCGGGCTGGCGCCGAGGATCGTCAACCTCGGCCAGTGGCGCGAGCATCTGTTCGAGCGCCTTCGCCAGCAGGTGCAGGCCACCGGCGACTCGACGCTCGCGGCATTGCTGGAGGAGTTGCGCGCCTATCCCGTGCCGGAAGGCGCGCACGACACACGGCTGGAAGGCGAGCACGTGGGCGTGGCGCTGCCGCTGCAGATGCGAACGCCCGACGGCAGCGTGCTCACCTTCATCAGCACCACGACCGTGTTCGGCACCGCGGTGGACGTGACGGTGCAGGAGCTGACGCTGGAAACCTTTTTCCCGCTGGATGCCGCGACAGGCGAGGCGCTGCGGCGCATCGCCTCCGCGTGATGCGTCAGGCCGCGCCGGCGGGTTGCGGCTGCGCGTCCGCCGGCGGGCCGCCGGCCTTGATCTGCATCTCGAAGGCGCGCAGGCGCTTGTAGACCGACATCAGTTCGACGATGGTGCTCCAGCTGAGCACGAGGAACTGGAAGGCGCTCTCCACCCGGCCGAAGGCGCGCACGATCTGCTGCATCACGCCGAGGGTGACGACGCCGGCCACCAGAGTCGGCCCGAGCGCCACGTAGGGCACGAGCACGCCGACCTGGAGGTAGGACCACTTGGCCACGTCGAAGTACAGGTAGTGGAAGAACAGGGTGAAGTAGTTGCGCCGCACGTTGCCGAAGAGGCGCCCGACTTCCGGCGGCTGAGCCCGGTCGTGGTGGTCCTCGCCGTACACCAGCTCCTTGCGGTAGGCCGCCTCCACGCGCTGGTTCTGGAACTGCAGGCCGGGCAGCTTGATGCCGACCACCGCCAGCAGCACGGTGCCGCCGAGCGCGAAACCGATGGCCACCCACACCAGCGAGTAGTGCACCGGCCCGATCCACGGCAGCTCGGTGACCTTGGCCGACAGCCCGGCCAGGATCGGCAGGAAGGCGAACAGCACCATCAGGCTGCGCATGAACTCGATGCCCAGGCCCTCCATGATCGAGGCGAAGCGCATCGTGTCCTCCTGCACGCGCTGCGCCGCGCCCTCGATGTGGCGCAGCTTGTCCCAGTGCGCCATGTAGTAGTCGTTCATCGCCGTGCGCCAGCGGAAGATGTAGTGCTTGATGAAGAAGTCCAGCACGACGGCCACCATGACGAAGATCATCGCGATGTTCAGGAAGGTCTGCAGCTGGTCCCAGTACTCGGCGATGGTGATGCTGCCGGGCTTGGCCAGCGCCTTCTGCACCACGTCGTAGAAGGTGCCGAACCACTCGTTGATCTTCACGTCGAGCTGCACCCGGTACCAGGTGGCGAAGAGGATGAGCGCGGTACCGGCGATCGACCAGTGGAACCACTGGCGCGACAGGAAGAAGGACTTGAACATTCTGGCGATCCTCGGTTCGGGGTCGCAGATGCTAACCGCTGCTCGTCTGCGCACGAGGTGTCGGAGCGGCCGCACATCCGTCGGCGGACGCTTCCGACTGCCGGGGCTGCGGACCGGCGCCCACACTCGCGGCAACCTCCCCGACAGATCGAAGGAATACCCATGAGCAAGGACAAGACCCCCCACGAGCGCCTGTGGGAAATGATCAAGGACATCCGCTTCGGCATGCTGACCCACCGCCATCCCGAAGGCGGCCTGCATGCCCATCCCCTCACGACACAGGGCAAGGCGCTGGGCGAGAAGGGCGTGCTGTACTTCTTCGTCTCACGCGCGACGGAAGTCGGCCAGCGCCTGCGCACCGACGGCAACGTCAACGTCTCCTATTCCGATCCGCACAAGGACGTCTACGTGTCCATCACCGGCCGTGCCGTGGTCAGCGAGGACATGGATGCCAAGCAGCGCCTGTTCAACCCGATGGCCAAGGCCTGGTTCCCGGGCGGCCCCACCGATCCCGACCTGGAACTGGTGGAGGTGCACATCACCCACGCCGAGTACTGGGACGTGAAGGAAAGCAAGCCGACCCAGCTGTTCAAGATGGCGGCCGCGGCCATCAGCGGCGAGCGGCCCAAGCTGGGCGAGCACAAGGAAGTCGCGGTCTGACCCCCCAACCCGAACCGAAGGAAGCACCATGGAGACGACGAGCCAGCGGCTGTGCGCGGCCGCGATTGCATTGACGATCACCGCCATCGCCGGCGGCGCGGCCTGGGCGCGCGGCGGCGCCGGGGCTGCGGCGGGGGCGGCAGGCGGCGGCGCGGCAAGTACCGGCACGGCCACCGGTGGCGCGGCCGGCGGTGGAACGGCGGCTGGCGGAACCACCGGCGGCACGGCGACCGGCGGAGCTGCGGGCGGCGGCGCGGCTGGAGGCGCTGCTGCCAGTGGCGGCGCGGGCACCGGCGCTGCGGGCACTGGCGGTGCTGCGAGCGGCGGGACCGCCGCCGGCGGGACCGGTTCATCCGGCGGAACCGGCGCAGCGGGTACTTCGGCCGGCGCTGGAGCCGGAACGAGCGGCGGAACGGGAGGCGGCGCTGGAACGAGCGCAGGTGGCGGGACCGGCGGTGATTCCGCCGGCGCGGGCGCGGATGCCGGCGTCGCGGTACCCGGCACCGGGTCGGGTGCGGCGGGCACCAATACCGCCGGACCGGGCAGCGCCCCGGCCACGACCGCGGGCACGGACACCGGTTCCACGGGTTCGACCGGCACGCTGGGCGGTGCTCCGGCCGGGGGCCCGAGCGGCACCCGGTTGCCGAGCCGCTGACGCCAAGAAAAAGCGGCCCGAGGGCCGCTTGTCCTTTCCTGCGCTGCGAGCGTCAGGCGGGCACGGTGTCGGCCACCTTGCGGAAGTCCTCGATCCGGTCGAAGTTCATGTACTGGTAGATCTTGTCGCCGTTGGCGTTGATCACGCCGATGTCGGCCATGTACTCATCGCGTGTCGGGATGCGGCCCAAGCGCGAGCAGATCGCCGCCAGTTCGGCGGAACCCAGGAACACGTTGGTGTTCTTGCCCAGCCGGTTGGGGAAGTTGCGCGTGCTGGTGGACATCACCGTCGCGCCCTCGCGCACTTGCGCCTGGTTGCCCATGCACAGCGAACAGCCGGGCATCTCCATGCGCGCACCCGCGACGCCGAGCACGCCGTAGTGGCCTTCCTCGGTGAGCTGCTTCTGGTCCATCCTGGTCGGCGGCGCGACCCACAGCTTGACCGGGATGTCGCGCTTGCCTTCCAGCAGCTTCGAAGCGGCGCGGAAGTGGCCGATGTTGGTCATGCACGAGCCGATGAAGACTTCGTCGATCTTGGCGCCCGCGACGTCGGAGAGCGTCTTCACGTCGTCCGGGTCGTTCGGGCAGGCGACGATGGGCTCGGTGATCTGGGCCAGGTCGATCTCGATCACGGCGGCGTACTCGGCGTCCTTGTCCGCCTTGAGCAGCTTCGGATCCTTCAGCCAGGCTTCCTGCGCGGCGATGCGGCGGGCCAGCGTGCGGGCGTCGGCGTAGCCGTTGGCGATCATCCAGCGCATCAGGGTGATGTTGCTCTGGATGTACTCCATCACCGGTTCCTTGTTCAGATGCACGGTGCAGGCCGCGGCGGAGCGCTCGGCAGAGGCGTCGGACAGCTCGAACGCCTGTTCCACCTTCAGGTCGGGCAGGCCCTCGATCTCCAGGATGCGGCCGGAGAAGACGTTCTTCTTGCCGGCCTTGGCCACCGTCAGCAGGCCCTGCTTGATGGCGTATAGCGGGATCGCGTTGACCAGGTCGCGCAGCGTCACGCCGGACTGCATCTTGCCCTTGAAGCGCACCAGCACCGACTCGGGCATGTCCAGCGGCATCACGCCGGTGGCGGCGGCGAAGGCCACGAGGCCGGAGCCGGCCGGGAAGCTGATGCCGATCGGGAAGCGCGTGTGCGAGTCGCCGCCCGTGCCCACCGTGTCGGGCAGCAGGAAGCGGTTGAGCCAGCTGTGGATCACGCCGTCGCCCGGGCGCAGCGAGACGCCGCCGCGGGTGGAGATGAACTCCGGCAGCTCATGGTGCGTCTTGACGTCCACCGGCTTCGGGTACGCCGCCGTGTGGCAGAACGACTGCATGACGAGGTCGGCCGAGAAGCCCAGGCACGCCAGGTCCTTCAGCTCGTCGCGCGTCATCGGCCCGGTGGTGTCCTGCGAACCCACCGACGTCATCTTCGGCTCGCAGTAGGTGCCCGGGCGGATGCCCTGCCCCTCCGGCAGGCCGCAGGCGCGGCCGACCATCTTCTGCGCCAGCGTGAAGCCCTTGCCGCTGTCCTTGGGCGCCTGGGGCAGGCGGAACAGCGTCGAAGGCGGCAGGCCCAGCGCTTCGCGCGCCTTGGCCGTGAGGCCGCGGCCGATGATCAGCGGGATGCGGCCGCCGGCGCGCACCTCGTCGAACAGCACTTCGCTCTTGACCCTGAACTCGGCGATCACCTGGCCGTTCTTCAGCGCCTTGCCTTCGTAGGGGCGCAGCTCGATCGTGTCGCCCATCTCCATTTTCGAGACGTCCAGCTCGATCGGCAGCGCGCCCGCGTCTTCCATCGTGTTGTAGAAGATCGGCGCGATCTTGCCGCCCAGGCACACGCCGCCGAAGCGCTTGTTCGGAACGAACGGGATGTCCTCGCCGGTCCACCACAGCACGCTGTTGGTGGCCGACTTGCGCGAGGAGCCGGTGCCCACCACGTCGCCGACATAGGCGACCAGGTGGCCCTTGGCCTTGAGCTCCTGCAGCAGCTTCATCGGGCCGCGCTTGCCCTCCTCGTCCGGCACGATGCCCGGGCGCGGGTTCTTCAGCATCGCCAGCGCGTGCAACGGGATGTCGGGGCGGCTCCACGCATCGGGCGCAGGCGACAGGTCGTCGGTGTTGGTCTCGCCGCCCACCTTGAACACGGTGAGCGTCATCGACTTCGGCACCTCGGGACGCGAGGTGAACCACTCGGCGTCGGCCCAGCTTTTCAGCACGGCCTTGGCGTTGGCGTTGCCCTTGTCGGCCTTTTCCTTGACGTCATGGAACTGGTCGAACATCAGCAGCGTCTTCTTGAGCGCTTCCGCCGCGACGGCGCCGACTTCCGCGTCGTCCAGCAGGTCGATCAGCGGGCCGATGTTGTAGCCGCCCAGCATAGTGCCCAGCAGCTGCGTGGCCTTCTCGCGGCTGATGATCATGCACTTCTCGCTGCCGAGCGCCACGGCGGCCAGGTAGCTGGCCTTGACCTTGGCGGCATCGTCCACGCCGGCCGGCACGCGGTGGGTGATCAGGTCCAGCAGGAAGTCGGCCTCCGCGGCCGACGGGTTCTTCAGCAGCTCGATCAGGCCGGCCGTCTGTTGCGCGGTCAGCGGCAGCGGCGGGATGCCGAGCGCCGCGCGTTCGGCGACGTGGGACACATAGGCTTGCAGCATGGATTCTCCGTCTTGGGTGCGTTGGTGTTAGTTGGTACGGGCGGGCGATTCGGGCGCCGGCGCAGGGGCTGCCGGTGCGGACGAGCCGGCCGGGAAGGTGACGGTCGCGGACGCGGGCGCGGAAGCCGGCGTGCCGGGCGGCTGCGCGGCGGCTCCGGCCTGCGCGGGCGTCGGCGCGTCGAGGATGCTGGGACGCGGATTGCGCTTGAGTTCCTCGGCGAAAGTGATCTGCTGCGGGCTCTGGCACTCGTCGGCCAGGCGCCGGCCGAGCTTTTGGCTCATCAGCATCGACTTGTTGCCCAGCTGCAGCCACATCGCGCCGCGCTTCGGGTCCTCGAGGCGGATCGCGCCCGTGCGGCTTTCCACCGGGTGCATCAGGAAGCGATAGCCCTTGGTGCTCACGACGAAGAGGCCGGTGCGGCGCGCCCCGCGCACCTTCACCGTGGCGCCGAGCTCGCACGGCATGTCGCCGACGTAGACCTGCTTGGCGATCTCGAGGTCGGCGTCGCTGATCTTGATGCTGGGGTCGTCGTCGATCGGCGTGACTTCCTCGACCGCCTTCTGCGCGGAGCGCGCCAGGGCCGGCTTGGTGCCGCTCGCCTTGTTCGCCGCGGGCGAGGAAGCGGCCTGCGACTTCTTTTCGGCCGGGGCCGTGACCGTCTGGGCCAGGGCCGGCGCGGCCGCGGCGATCCACAGCGCCGCAGCGGCGCCGATGAGGGTGGCTTGCATGCTTGTCTCCGTCTTCAATGTGTTCATGCGCCGGCGAACCAGCGCTGGGCCTCGGCCGGCATCCGGCTCGTCGTGCGGTGCGCCCTTTCGAGCACCTGCCAATGGAACCGGTAGCTGGCGCG encodes:
- the sbmA gene encoding peptide antibiotic transporter SbmA: MFKSFFLSRQWFHWSIAGTALILFATWYRVQLDVKINEWFGTFYDVVQKALAKPGSITIAEYWDQLQTFLNIAMIFVMVAVVLDFFIKHYIFRWRTAMNDYYMAHWDKLRHIEGAAQRVQEDTMRFASIMEGLGIEFMRSLMVLFAFLPILAGLSAKVTELPWIGPVHYSLVWVAIGFALGGTVLLAVVGIKLPGLQFQNQRVEAAYRKELVYGEDHHDRAQPPEVGRLFGNVRRNYFTLFFHYLYFDVAKWSYLQVGVLVPYVALGPTLVAGVVTLGVMQQIVRAFGRVESAFQFLVLSWSTIVELMSVYKRLRAFEMQIKAGGPPADAQPQPAGAA
- a CDS encoding pyridoxamine 5'-phosphate oxidase family protein; the encoded protein is MSKDKTPHERLWEMIKDIRFGMLTHRHPEGGLHAHPLTTQGKALGEKGVLYFFVSRATEVGQRLRTDGNVNVSYSDPHKDVYVSITGRAVVSEDMDAKQRLFNPMAKAWFPGGPTDPDLELVEVHITHAEYWDVKESKPTQLFKMAAAAISGERPKLGEHKEVAV
- a CDS encoding bifunctional aconitate hydratase 2/2-methylisocitrate dehydratase — its product is MLQAYVSHVAERAALGIPPLPLTAQQTAGLIELLKNPSAAEADFLLDLITHRVPAGVDDAAKVKASYLAAVALGSEKCMIISREKATQLLGTMLGGYNIGPLIDLLDDAEVGAVAAEALKKTLLMFDQFHDVKEKADKGNANAKAVLKSWADAEWFTSRPEVPKSMTLTVFKVGGETNTDDLSPAPDAWSRPDIPLHALAMLKNPRPGIVPDEEGKRGPMKLLQELKAKGHLVAYVGDVVGTGSSRKSATNSVLWWTGEDIPFVPNKRFGGVCLGGKIAPIFYNTMEDAGALPIELDVSKMEMGDTIELRPYEGKALKNGQVIAEFRVKSEVLFDEVRAGGRIPLIIGRGLTAKAREALGLPPSTLFRLPQAPKDSGKGFTLAQKMVGRACGLPEGQGIRPGTYCEPKMTSVGSQDTTGPMTRDELKDLACLGFSADLVMQSFCHTAAYPKPVDVKTHHELPEFISTRGGVSLRPGDGVIHSWLNRFLLPDTVGTGGDSHTRFPIGISFPAGSGLVAFAAATGVMPLDMPESVLVRFKGKMQSGVTLRDLVNAIPLYAIKQGLLTVAKAGKKNVFSGRILEIEGLPDLKVEQAFELSDASAERSAAACTVHLNKEPVMEYIQSNITLMRWMIANGYADARTLARRIAAQEAWLKDPKLLKADKDAEYAAVIEIDLAQITEPIVACPNDPDDVKTLSDVAGAKIDEVFIGSCMTNIGHFRAASKLLEGKRDIPVKLWVAPPTRMDQKQLTEEGHYGVLGVAGARMEMPGCSLCMGNQAQVREGATVMSTSTRNFPNRLGKNTNVFLGSAELAAICSRLGRIPTRDEYMADIGVINANGDKIYQYMNFDRIEDFRKVADTVPA